The nucleotide window CGATTGAGCATAACGCAGTATGCGAGTGTCTTATGCGCCGTTGCAGTAGTAACTCTGGTGAGATATGCGGACTAATTGACATTCCGAACAGGGGATAGAAAATGAAAAGCAGGAATCTTGTTTCGTACCGTCTTTCAGTATGGCTTTCCTGGATTCTAGGCGGAATTGCGATCATAGTGGGAAGTTTGATCATAGTTGTCGCATTTGCCGCATGGGAACCTGTGAAGGGAAGCCTTGTGTCTATTTCAGAGGGAATTTACAGCGCGAGATCAGCAGTAGAATTTATCGGCAGGGATTTCGGAACATCATCATCTCTGATTACGGATGTCAGCAGTTCCATAAGAAGTACGAGTGAAGTTATTCACGAAACATGGATAACCATCAACAGTATAAAGGTAACCACTGAAGATGTGCGTTATCTTACCCTTACTGTAGCACAGAGTATAGAGAACCTTCCCCGGGCTATTTTATCCGTGATCGGCGAGGATCATTTTGTAGAAGTACTGTCCAGTCTGGAAAACACATACTCTACTTCAGGTCAAACAATTGTTGGAATGGAGCATCTGTCGGCCACACTGCAGCCCATGGAGCCTCTTCTTGAAGAAGTAGCGAATAGAGTCGATTCTCTTGCAGGAGATCTGTTCAACACTGAAGAAGCGTTTAACGAAGCCGTTGATCATCTTGAAAAGGCTGCTGAAACGATTGAATCAGCGACTCATTCCTCAATTCTGCCACTGATTGCTGCCGGAACAGGATTGATACCGCTTCTGGTCGGATTGTATCTGATTATACAGGGAGTGGCCCTCAGGCGAATCTATCTGGACAGACCCTTAAGAGAAGAGACAGACTGAAAATCGCATATATTCTCCGGATCCCAGTCAGACTCAATCGCGAGTGACTCAACTTTCTTCTCCTCTCTGGGAATTCCGCCGAGTCGCGCCATAGTATTTGTCTCTCTATGTCTAATCACAAGATTCATCCAGTTGTATTGATCCGGATGATCTTTTCCCAGTATCTCAAACATTCTGAACAAGTCAGCTGTTCCCCTTGAGTCGAAATGCTCAGGATAAAAGCTTTGAAAGACTATTCTGTATCGAACGCCCGGCAAAGCGTAATTACAGGCTACAAGCAGCTTGCATCCGGTTGTCTCAGCAAGTCTCAGAGGTGTTGATGAAGCAAGTACAGGAACACCGAAACTGTTTACCCAGTGACCTTTCGGTCCTCCCCATGCTGTGGGAGCTATTTGAATTATATGTCCCCTTTTAATGGTTTCGTAGATCCACCGCGGGTTTTCATCTGGAAAAGCCACGTGATGCCACCTGGTACTGACAGAGAGCCTGGCTTTTTTCACAGAATCAGCCGCGTCAGCATATCTTGAAGAGATGACATGCAATGGATATCCGAGAATGGCAAGAAGAATATGCAGCATGCGTTCATCCCCGAAATGTGGAACAAGAAGAAGAACCCCTTTTCCTTCCGCAAGAGCTTCATCCAGGAGAAATCTGTTCTCCAGTTCGACCCTTTCAGGAGCATTGCCTTCCTGGAGACTTCTCGCGAAGAAAAGACCTAAGAAAGCTCTCTGATGAACCCTCCAGTATTGCTTCAGGAGTACTTTCAAATCGCTGCCGCTCATTCCGGGAAACACTCTGGCAAGGTGTCCGAGGTAAACACGGTTATGTTCTCTATTGCCTGAATATCTGAGAGAAGAGAGAATTCCGCTGAGGAATTCCGCACCTCTGAAACCTGCCAGCTTCGTAAGACATGAGGCGAAAGAGTAATAAATTCCTCTACCGGGCATATTCGCTTATCTTTCCGAAAAACATATAAAAGATTCCTTCCCTGATCTCCAACCGACAGATTCGTCAGAGGGAGTGGCAATGCTGTCTATCCTTACTATACTATTTCAATGAGAATGAAGACATTTCCGATTATCATACTGCTTGCTGTCTCAATTCTGTACGGAGGGCATTTCTCTCTCATCGAGACAGAAGACCTGCATATTTCAGTAGGTCAGTACAGAAGCGTCAGGTTCGCTCTTCAGGAGTATCAGGCTGACAGCTCCAGGCTTTCCGTATCAATAGATATTCTCCCTGATACTTCTTCAGTAGAGCTGCTGCTTTTTCACACAGATGACTACATGCGGTGGAGGAATAACAGCGGTAACGTTGATACTCTGGATTACGTTTCTTCCTCATCCGGAGAATTTGATATGAGAATTAACGGCTTTGGCAGCCTTGTTCTGATCATCAGCAACAGGGGGAATTTTCAACCGGTAACGGTGTCGTTTGATATTGAGGTTCTCTTCGCGGGAAGCGGTGAATCAGGTGATCCCCTCCCGTCGGCCCTCAGAATAGCGCTGTTTTTAATGATGGTGGGAGTAATCGCAATCGCTGTTGGCGGGGTAATTACGAAGCATATCATTACTCATCGAAAGAGGGCTTGACGAAAGATCGAATCTATATATACTCATATTCCGATAGGAATAGGGGGAAATATGTTAATATCGACCAGAAGCAGGTACGCACTGAGGGTTCTTGCGCGAATGGCAAGGATGATGAAACAGAAGAAGAATATCCCGGTATCTCTTTCTCTGCTGTCAGAGCAGGAACAGATATCTGTTCGTTATCTCGAGCAGATATTCGGAAAACTGAGAATAACCGGAATAGTCAAAGGTAAAAGAGGGCCGGGAGGCGGATACGTTTTTGGGGTTCCGCCGGCGGAGATAAGCCTTTTCGATGTAATAAGCGTTCTCGAAACGGATTTTCTTCCGGCATCATGTCTGTCTGACGGAGTAAACTGTTCTCCATCAAAGAACTATGAAACGAAGCAGTGTCCTCTTGAGGAGACATGTGTAACCAGACCTCTCTGGATGAGTCTCAGAGATATGTTCGACTCCTTCATGAAGAATCATTCCCTTGAGGATCTGATCGCAGGGGATGTTCATTGGGGAGAATCATAGTCATGTGGAAGTATTCAGAGATATTGATGGATCATTTCATGAATCCGCGCAACGCTGGGGAGCTTGATAATCCTGACGGCCATTCCGAAGTAGGTTCCCCTCAGTGTGGAGATGCTATGACGCTTGATATCAAAGTAGATGATGATGACAGAATC belongs to Candidatus Aegiribacteria sp. and includes:
- a CDS encoding Rrf2 family transcriptional regulator — protein: MLISTRSRYALRVLARMARMMKQKKNIPVSLSLLSEQEQISVRYLEQIFGKLRITGIVKGKRGPGGGYVFGVPPAEISLFDVISVLETDFLPASCLSDGVNCSPSKNYETKQCPLEETCVTRPLWMSLRDMFDSFMKNHSLEDLIAGDVHWGES
- a CDS encoding lysophospholipid acyltransferase family protein yields the protein MPGRGIYYSFASCLTKLAGFRGAEFLSGILSSLRYSGNREHNRVYLGHLARVFPGMSGSDLKVLLKQYWRVHQRAFLGLFFARSLQEGNAPERVELENRFLLDEALAEGKGVLLLVPHFGDERMLHILLAILGYPLHVISSRYADAADSVKKARLSVSTRWHHVAFPDENPRWIYETIKRGHIIQIAPTAWGGPKGHWVNSFGVPVLASSTPLRLAETTGCKLLVACNYALPGVRYRIVFQSFYPEHFDSRGTADLFRMFEILGKDHPDQYNWMNLVIRHRETNTMARLGGIPREEKKVESLAIESDWDPENICDFQSVSSLKGLSR